The Kordia sp. SMS9 genome window below encodes:
- a CDS encoding LemA family protein, translating into MNKKSIIITVVLVVIIIFSYTKYNGMVVKSEDAKTAWSNVESEYQRRSDLIKNLVNTVKGAADFEKSTLEAVINARAKATSTQINVDDLTPENMAKFQQAQDGLSGALSRLLVTVERYPDLKANQNFLKLQDELASTENSVRTSRNRFNTAVNNFNKTIKLFPNNVFAGLFGFDDMARFKSAPGSEDAPDVEFDFNK; encoded by the coding sequence ATGAATAAAAAATCGATTATCATTACAGTCGTTCTTGTAGTGATTATTATTTTCTCGTACACCAAATACAACGGAATGGTCGTTAAAAGCGAAGATGCAAAAACCGCTTGGTCCAATGTTGAAAGTGAATATCAACGAAGAAGTGATCTCATAAAAAATTTAGTAAACACTGTAAAAGGTGCTGCCGATTTTGAAAAATCCACGTTAGAAGCTGTGATTAACGCACGAGCCAAAGCGACTTCAACACAAATTAATGTAGATGATTTAACGCCTGAAAACATGGCGAAGTTTCAACAAGCACAAGATGGTTTATCAGGTGCTTTATCGCGACTTTTAGTAACGGTAGAACGCTATCCTGATTTAAAAGCCAATCAAAATTTCTTAAAGTTACAAGACGAACTGGCAAGCACGGAAAACTCAGTTCGTACGTCAAGAAACCGTTTTAATACCGCAGTAAACAATTTCAACAAAACCATTAAACTGTTTCCAAACAATGTTTTCGCAGGTCTTTTTGGATTTGATGACATGGCACGATTTAAATCAGCACCAGGTTCTGAAGATGCGCCAGATGTTGAATTTGATTTTAATAAATAA
- a CDS encoding T9SS type B sorting domain-containing protein, which translates to MMRAFSKNILCLLLFTTTAILYAQTPPTITADGDQKYCGDAPMPIAFNVSITDPDPADTSLPVVYIQIAEGYSEGEDQLSLTGIHPNITAFWTPALGRLALVGPATFAEYEAAIEAVVFETTQVNFTEDKFFSINLGDANYLPSTGHYYFYVQNTGVTWTQARNIAATQTYFGLQGYLATLTTEEEADLAGSQSLGTGWIGATDIDQEGTWQWVTGPEAGTVFWIGEVGGFPQNGLYTFWNTGEPNNFGGEHYAHITDPSIGILGSWNDLPNTGSTDITSPYHPQGYIVEFGGMPGDPDVNLSASTRIETPKSTLTGSGSCGAAELTLTVETNTDTVLWYESQTAITPIHTGTSYTVTLTETTTFWILPAFTGCTAGARIPITGTIFGLPDTEDISIVQCGSTSGETIFNLFEYNQEVAAGVLANRQVRYYTDAGFTDEIATSAYTNTSNPQIVYARVIDLISGCQNTAEVTLEVSSNAVNNAMISECDTNEELGLTQFDLSQAETQLLNGLPTDITIAYYETLEDALLLSNPLGNQFTNTTPNSQTIYARLEQNGACYGIGEVVLNVINLPQVATEEIAYYCLNFSPQLITLYSGINGNFSNYTFLWSTGETTPEIQVNELGTYTVEVTQIGGCTKTKTILVQPSDIATIANIQIDDISDTNVVTVLVSGEGEYTYALNNPNGVYQESNVFQNVPAGFHTVYIKDIKNNCGTVSEEIAVIGYPRFFTPNNDGVNDTWQLKGISSIFQANTKVYIYDRYGKFLRVLINSEDAWNGTINGTRMPSSDYWFSVQLQDGRSFTGHFTLKR; encoded by the coding sequence ATGATGCGTGCTTTTTCAAAAAATATCCTTTGTTTATTGTTGTTTACAACAACAGCAATACTGTATGCGCAAACGCCACCAACCATTACAGCAGATGGCGATCAAAAATATTGTGGAGACGCACCAATGCCAATTGCATTCAACGTATCCATCACCGATCCTGATCCTGCAGATACAAGCTTGCCAGTCGTGTATATTCAAATTGCTGAAGGATATAGCGAGGGAGAAGATCAACTGAGTTTAACAGGAATACATCCAAATATCACTGCTTTTTGGACGCCTGCATTGGGACGTTTAGCACTCGTTGGACCTGCAACTTTTGCCGAATATGAAGCTGCAATTGAAGCGGTTGTATTTGAAACCACACAAGTCAACTTCACAGAAGATAAATTTTTCTCAATTAACTTAGGCGATGCAAACTATTTGCCTTCCACAGGACACTATTACTTTTATGTGCAAAACACAGGAGTTACATGGACGCAAGCACGCAATATTGCGGCAACACAAACCTACTTTGGACTGCAAGGATATTTGGCAACCTTAACCACGGAAGAAGAAGCAGATTTAGCAGGATCGCAGAGTTTAGGAACTGGCTGGATTGGCGCCACAGATATTGATCAAGAAGGAACTTGGCAATGGGTAACAGGACCTGAAGCAGGCACTGTTTTTTGGATTGGAGAAGTGGGCGGATTTCCTCAAAATGGATTATATACTTTTTGGAATACAGGTGAACCCAATAATTTTGGAGGCGAACACTATGCACACATTACCGATCCAAGTATTGGAATATTAGGTTCCTGGAACGATTTGCCAAATACAGGTTCAACCGATATAACGAGTCCATATCATCCGCAAGGCTATATTGTTGAATTTGGCGGAATGCCTGGAGATCCAGATGTCAATTTATCGGCAAGTACGCGCATTGAAACGCCAAAATCAACACTTACCGGAAGCGGAAGTTGTGGAGCAGCCGAGTTAACTTTAACTGTAGAAACCAATACAGACACGGTACTTTGGTACGAATCTCAAACCGCAATAACCCCAATTCATACAGGAACAAGTTATACAGTTACCCTCACAGAAACCACTACATTTTGGATACTTCCTGCATTTACAGGTTGTACAGCTGGTGCTAGAATCCCTATTACAGGAACTATTTTTGGCTTGCCAGACACGGAAGATATCTCCATTGTACAATGCGGCTCTACAAGTGGCGAAACTATTTTTAATCTATTTGAATACAATCAAGAAGTGGCTGCGGGTGTCTTGGCAAATCGGCAAGTGCGATATTATACAGATGCAGGTTTCACAGATGAAATCGCGACAAGCGCATATACCAATACTTCCAATCCACAAATTGTGTATGCGAGAGTCATAGATTTAATTTCTGGATGCCAAAATACTGCGGAAGTTACCTTAGAAGTAAGTTCAAATGCAGTCAATAATGCTATGATAAGTGAATGTGATACGAATGAAGAACTTGGACTCACACAATTTGACCTATCTCAAGCTGAAACACAACTTCTCAACGGATTGCCTACAGATATTACGATTGCTTATTATGAAACGCTGGAGGATGCATTATTATTATCCAATCCGTTAGGAAATCAATTTACAAATACCACACCAAATTCACAGACGATTTACGCGCGTTTGGAACAAAATGGAGCTTGTTATGGAATTGGAGAAGTAGTACTGAATGTTATAAATCTACCTCAAGTAGCAACAGAAGAAATAGCGTATTACTGTTTAAACTTTTCACCGCAATTAATTACACTCTACAGCGGAATAAATGGCAATTTTAGCAATTATACATTTCTTTGGTCCACGGGAGAAACCACACCAGAAATTCAAGTGAACGAACTCGGAACGTATACTGTGGAAGTGACACAAATTGGTGGTTGCACCAAAACAAAAACTATTTTGGTACAACCATCAGATATTGCAACTATTGCAAACATTCAAATTGATGATATTTCAGATACTAATGTTGTTACAGTTTTAGTTTCAGGAGAAGGCGAATACACGTATGCATTAAACAATCCGAATGGTGTCTATCAAGAATCAAATGTCTTTCAAAATGTTCCTGCTGGATTTCATACAGTATACATAAAAGACATCAAAAATAATTGTGGAACAGTCTCAGAAGAAATTGCTGTGATTGGCTATCCACGATTCTTTACACCAAACAACGATGGAGTGAATGATACATGGCAACTCAAAGGAATTTCAAGCATATTTCAAGCCAATACAAAAGTTTACATTTATGATCGTTACGGAAAATTTTTACGAGTTTTAATCAATTCCGAAGACGCTTGGAACGGAACCATCAACGGCACCAGAATGCCTTCAAGCGATTATTGGTTTTCCGTACAACTACAAGACGGTCGCAGCTTTACAGGGCATTTTACGTTGAAACGGTAA
- a CDS encoding TPM domain-containing protein: MSKVEDFLSAEEEQEIIAAIRTAERNTSGEIRIHIEDHADIDPFDRALEVFHLLKMDNTKLRNGVLIYVAVRDRKFVIYGDEGINNVVPKDFWDSTRDAMREQFQHGNFAQGMIQGILEAGKELQAHFPWDVDTENELSNEISKG, from the coding sequence ATGTCTAAAGTAGAAGATTTCCTTTCCGCTGAGGAAGAACAAGAAATCATTGCTGCCATCCGAACGGCAGAACGAAATACTTCTGGAGAAATCAGAATCCACATCGAAGATCATGCAGATATTGATCCTTTTGATCGTGCACTGGAAGTATTTCATCTACTGAAAATGGACAATACCAAACTTCGAAATGGCGTGCTGATTTATGTCGCCGTTCGCGATCGAAAATTTGTAATCTATGGCGATGAAGGCATTAACAATGTAGTTCCAAAAGATTTTTGGGACAGTACACGCGATGCCATGCGCGAACAATTTCAACATGGAAATTTTGCGCAAGGAATGATTCAAGGAATATTGGAAGCTGGGAAAGAATTGCAAGCACATTTTCCTTGGGATGTGGATACTGAAAATGAACTCTCCAACGAAATTTCTAAAGGCTGA
- a CDS encoding MerR family transcriptional regulator, whose amino-acid sequence MHIDLPDKLYYSIGEVANAFGVNASLIRFWEKEFDEIQPKKNAKGNRKFTPEDIKHIELIYHLVKERGFTLEGAKVHLKEEKKKTLSNFEIIRKLQHIRAELVKIKDNL is encoded by the coding sequence ATGCATATTGATTTACCCGATAAATTATATTACAGCATTGGCGAAGTAGCCAACGCTTTTGGTGTCAACGCTTCTTTGATTCGTTTTTGGGAGAAAGAATTTGATGAAATTCAACCGAAAAAAAACGCCAAAGGAAATCGCAAGTTTACACCAGAAGACATCAAACACATTGAACTTATCTATCATTTGGTCAAAGAGCGTGGCTTTACGCTAGAAGGTGCCAAAGTTCATTTGAAAGAAGAAAAGAAAAAAACACTTTCCAATTTTGAGATTATTCGTAAATTACAACATATACGAGCAGAGCTTGTAAAAATTAAAGACAATCTGTAA
- a CDS encoding YgcG family protein: MQPTLHSNYLRYFFCLMGLLFLNLSYGQYDIPPKPTKANPDAVYDYANLLASQEKAALENKLIKYSDTTSTQIIIVVIESLKGESIGMLTPEWGQKWGVGQDGKDNGVVILLAKKEHKIWISPGYGAENELTAGIVGQITRNRIIPYFKRGDYYGGLNAGVDSIFEVLAGEFTGERRRSSEGTHFSVIFFLIVFFIVLVSILGNNKRNGGGNNRGGRRRTTGNDLLDIIILSNLGKGSFGSGSGGGGGFGGGFGGGGFSGGGAGGSW, translated from the coding sequence ATGCAACCAACACTACATAGCAACTATTTACGCTACTTTTTCTGTTTGATGGGACTGCTATTTTTGAACCTTTCGTATGGTCAATATGACATTCCGCCCAAACCCACAAAAGCCAATCCTGATGCTGTATACGACTATGCTAATTTGCTTGCAAGCCAAGAAAAAGCAGCACTTGAAAATAAACTCATAAAGTATTCGGATACGACTTCTACACAAATTATCATAGTAGTTATTGAAAGCTTGAAAGGAGAAAGTATTGGCATGCTTACGCCAGAATGGGGACAAAAATGGGGCGTTGGACAAGATGGAAAAGATAACGGAGTGGTGATCCTTTTGGCTAAGAAAGAACATAAAATTTGGATTTCTCCTGGCTACGGTGCAGAAAATGAATTAACCGCAGGAATTGTGGGACAAATAACCCGAAATCGGATCATACCATACTTTAAACGCGGTGATTATTACGGCGGATTAAACGCTGGTGTTGATAGTATTTTTGAAGTCCTAGCCGGTGAATTTACAGGCGAGCGGCGAAGATCTTCAGAAGGAACGCATTTTAGTGTTATTTTCTTTTTAATTGTATTTTTTATAGTCCTAGTTTCTATTTTAGGAAATAATAAACGTAACGGTGGCGGTAATAATCGCGGTGGCAGAAGACGAACTACTGGAAATGACTTACTCGATATTATTATTTTGAGTAACCTTGGAAAAGGCTCCTTTGGCAGCGGAAGCGGCGGTGGCGGTGGATTTGGTGGCGGCTTCGGCGGCGGCGGATTTAGCGGTGGTGGTGCTGGTGGAAGTTGGTAG